Proteins from a genomic interval of Rhipicephalus microplus isolate Deutch F79 chromosome 6, USDA_Rmic, whole genome shotgun sequence:
- the LOC119167494 gene encoding uncharacterized protein LOC119167494 isoform X1 has product MKDGVTTRPATSHNHNMTTSSWRWTLPGLVLAVLACLSWHATPAHGHGRLMEPPSRSSMWRMGFKTPRNYNDNELFCGGYAVHWQQNGGKCGVCGDPWHQRTPRNNEAGGKYAKGIIVRRYKRGDVMKASVQLTANHRGFFEFRLCPVNNPKVAATDECMAKHPLTMADDPSGSTRYMVDARKRDFNLRLKLPDDMTCSQCVFQWSYTAGNNWGKCANGSSAVGCGPQETFRGCADIAIEDGVAGGEGGQGGFDVGAGEIPADTPPRVSPTIKPVTPQVPWWVKGGPKVPVTPKKQPPQRGYPWKTYPTRRPFHEVEGHTKQVPAAAVPAEPRPVYPGGKPEVEGESEHNGHGHHGGHDGTPTRNYPEEKELPTSTTTEYPRTMIPKRYSPKDKWTPAPKNTKNKPPFAKGGPAYKPGSGKEVFGGCKGVGMYRRIPGLDKWCWENCHRGYCPPTHCTCH; this is encoded by the exons AATATGACTACGTCTTCGTGGAGGTGGACCCTACCGGGACTGGTCTTGGCAGTCCTGGCGTGTTTGTCCTGGCATGCAACGCCGGCTCACGGCCATGGTAGACTTATGGAACCCCCATCGAGGTCGTCCATGTGGAGGATGGGCTTCAAGACGCCACGGAATTACAACGACAACGAACTCTTCTGCGGTGGCTACGCG GTCCACTGGCAACAGAACGGCGGCAAATGCGGCGTCTGTGGCGATCCGTGGCACCAACGAACGCCACGTAACAACGAAGCCGGCGGCAAGTACGCCAAGGGTATCATCGTGCGCCGCTACAAGAGGGGAGAT GTGATGAAGGCGTCAGTGCAGCTCACTGCCAACCACCGAGGGTTTTTCGAGTTCCGCCTGTGCCCAGTGAACAACCCCAAGGTTGCCGCCACCGACGAGTGCATGGCTAAGCACCCGCTGACCATGGCCGACGATCCCAGCGGAAGCACGCGCTACATGGTGGACGCCCGCAAGCGTGACTTCAACCTCCGTCTCAAGTTGCCCGACGACATGACCTGCTCCCAGTGCGTCTTCCAGTGGTCTTACACCGCAG GCAACAACTGGGGCAAATGTGCCAATGGATCCAGTGCCGTGGGCTGCGGTCCTCAGGAGACCTTTAGAGGCTGTGCCGACATCGCCATCGAGGATGGCGTCGCCGGTGGAGAAGGCGGCCAGGGTGGATTCGACGTCGGCGCAGGCGAGATTCCCGCCGACACACCTCCTCGTGTCTCACCCACCATAAAGCCCGTGACGCCCCAGGTGCCCTGGTGGGTCAAGGGAGGTCCCAAGGTACCCGTGACGCCCAAGAAGCAGCCACCCCAGCGCGGCTACCCCTGGAAGACCTATCCGACCCGCAGGCCCTTCCACGAGGTCGAAGGCCACACGAAGCAGGTTCCCGCCGCCGCCGTGCCCGCCGAGCCCAGGCCAGTCTACCCCGGCGGCAAGCCAGAGGTCGAAGGAGAATCCGAACACAACGGCCATGGTCACCATGGAGGCCACGATGGCACACCGACTCGGAACTACCCCGAGGAAAAGGAGTTGCCCACGAGTACCACAACAGAGTACCCGCGCACCATGATTCCCAAGAGGTACTCTCCTAAGGACAAGTGGACTCCAGCTCCGAAAAACACCAAGAACAAGCCACCTTTCGCAAAGGGTGGTCCCGCTTACAAGCCCGGCAGCGGCAAAGAAGTTTTCGGAGGCTGTAAGGGCGTCGGCATGTATAGGCGAATCCCAGGACTCGACAAGTGGTGCTGGGAAAATTGCCACAGGGGTTATTGCCCGCCCACACACTGCACTTGCCATTAA
- the LOC119167494 gene encoding uncharacterized protein LOC119167494 isoform X2, giving the protein MQNMTTSSWRWTLPGLVLAVLACLSWHATPAHGHGRLMEPPSRSSMWRMGFKTPRNYNDNELFCGGYAVHWQQNGGKCGVCGDPWHQRTPRNNEAGGKYAKGIIVRRYKRGDVMKASVQLTANHRGFFEFRLCPVNNPKVAATDECMAKHPLTMADDPSGSTRYMVDARKRDFNLRLKLPDDMTCSQCVFQWSYTAGNNWGKCANGSSAVGCGPQETFRGCADIAIEDGVAGGEGGQGGFDVGAGEIPADTPPRVSPTIKPVTPQVPWWVKGGPKVPVTPKKQPPQRGYPWKTYPTRRPFHEVEGHTKQVPAAAVPAEPRPVYPGGKPEVEGESEHNGHGHHGGHDGTPTRNYPEEKELPTSTTTEYPRTMIPKRYSPKDKWTPAPKNTKNKPPFAKGGPAYKPGSGKEVFGGCKGVGMYRRIPGLDKWCWENCHRGYCPPTHCTCH; this is encoded by the exons AATATGACTACGTCTTCGTGGAGGTGGACCCTACCGGGACTGGTCTTGGCAGTCCTGGCGTGTTTGTCCTGGCATGCAACGCCGGCTCACGGCCATGGTAGACTTATGGAACCCCCATCGAGGTCGTCCATGTGGAGGATGGGCTTCAAGACGCCACGGAATTACAACGACAACGAACTCTTCTGCGGTGGCTACGCG GTCCACTGGCAACAGAACGGCGGCAAATGCGGCGTCTGTGGCGATCCGTGGCACCAACGAACGCCACGTAACAACGAAGCCGGCGGCAAGTACGCCAAGGGTATCATCGTGCGCCGCTACAAGAGGGGAGAT GTGATGAAGGCGTCAGTGCAGCTCACTGCCAACCACCGAGGGTTTTTCGAGTTCCGCCTGTGCCCAGTGAACAACCCCAAGGTTGCCGCCACCGACGAGTGCATGGCTAAGCACCCGCTGACCATGGCCGACGATCCCAGCGGAAGCACGCGCTACATGGTGGACGCCCGCAAGCGTGACTTCAACCTCCGTCTCAAGTTGCCCGACGACATGACCTGCTCCCAGTGCGTCTTCCAGTGGTCTTACACCGCAG GCAACAACTGGGGCAAATGTGCCAATGGATCCAGTGCCGTGGGCTGCGGTCCTCAGGAGACCTTTAGAGGCTGTGCCGACATCGCCATCGAGGATGGCGTCGCCGGTGGAGAAGGCGGCCAGGGTGGATTCGACGTCGGCGCAGGCGAGATTCCCGCCGACACACCTCCTCGTGTCTCACCCACCATAAAGCCCGTGACGCCCCAGGTGCCCTGGTGGGTCAAGGGAGGTCCCAAGGTACCCGTGACGCCCAAGAAGCAGCCACCCCAGCGCGGCTACCCCTGGAAGACCTATCCGACCCGCAGGCCCTTCCACGAGGTCGAAGGCCACACGAAGCAGGTTCCCGCCGCCGCCGTGCCCGCCGAGCCCAGGCCAGTCTACCCCGGCGGCAAGCCAGAGGTCGAAGGAGAATCCGAACACAACGGCCATGGTCACCATGGAGGCCACGATGGCACACCGACTCGGAACTACCCCGAGGAAAAGGAGTTGCCCACGAGTACCACAACAGAGTACCCGCGCACCATGATTCCCAAGAGGTACTCTCCTAAGGACAAGTGGACTCCAGCTCCGAAAAACACCAAGAACAAGCCACCTTTCGCAAAGGGTGGTCCCGCTTACAAGCCCGGCAGCGGCAAAGAAGTTTTCGGAGGCTGTAAGGGCGTCGGCATGTATAGGCGAATCCCAGGACTCGACAAGTGGTGCTGGGAAAATTGCCACAGGGGTTATTGCCCGCCCACACACTGCACTTGCCATTAA
- the LOC119167494 gene encoding uncharacterized protein LOC119167494 isoform X3 encodes MTTSSWRWTLPGLVLAVLACLSWHATPAHGHGRLMEPPSRSSMWRMGFKTPRNYNDNELFCGGYAVHWQQNGGKCGVCGDPWHQRTPRNNEAGGKYAKGIIVRRYKRGDVMKASVQLTANHRGFFEFRLCPVNNPKVAATDECMAKHPLTMADDPSGSTRYMVDARKRDFNLRLKLPDDMTCSQCVFQWSYTAGNNWGKCANGSSAVGCGPQETFRGCADIAIEDGVAGGEGGQGGFDVGAGEIPADTPPRVSPTIKPVTPQVPWWVKGGPKVPVTPKKQPPQRGYPWKTYPTRRPFHEVEGHTKQVPAAAVPAEPRPVYPGGKPEVEGESEHNGHGHHGGHDGTPTRNYPEEKELPTSTTTEYPRTMIPKRYSPKDKWTPAPKNTKNKPPFAKGGPAYKPGSGKEVFGGCKGVGMYRRIPGLDKWCWENCHRGYCPPTHCTCH; translated from the exons ATGACTACGTCTTCGTGGAGGTGGACCCTACCGGGACTGGTCTTGGCAGTCCTGGCGTGTTTGTCCTGGCATGCAACGCCGGCTCACGGCCATGGTAGACTTATGGAACCCCCATCGAGGTCGTCCATGTGGAGGATGGGCTTCAAGACGCCACGGAATTACAACGACAACGAACTCTTCTGCGGTGGCTACGCG GTCCACTGGCAACAGAACGGCGGCAAATGCGGCGTCTGTGGCGATCCGTGGCACCAACGAACGCCACGTAACAACGAAGCCGGCGGCAAGTACGCCAAGGGTATCATCGTGCGCCGCTACAAGAGGGGAGAT GTGATGAAGGCGTCAGTGCAGCTCACTGCCAACCACCGAGGGTTTTTCGAGTTCCGCCTGTGCCCAGTGAACAACCCCAAGGTTGCCGCCACCGACGAGTGCATGGCTAAGCACCCGCTGACCATGGCCGACGATCCCAGCGGAAGCACGCGCTACATGGTGGACGCCCGCAAGCGTGACTTCAACCTCCGTCTCAAGTTGCCCGACGACATGACCTGCTCCCAGTGCGTCTTCCAGTGGTCTTACACCGCAG GCAACAACTGGGGCAAATGTGCCAATGGATCCAGTGCCGTGGGCTGCGGTCCTCAGGAGACCTTTAGAGGCTGTGCCGACATCGCCATCGAGGATGGCGTCGCCGGTGGAGAAGGCGGCCAGGGTGGATTCGACGTCGGCGCAGGCGAGATTCCCGCCGACACACCTCCTCGTGTCTCACCCACCATAAAGCCCGTGACGCCCCAGGTGCCCTGGTGGGTCAAGGGAGGTCCCAAGGTACCCGTGACGCCCAAGAAGCAGCCACCCCAGCGCGGCTACCCCTGGAAGACCTATCCGACCCGCAGGCCCTTCCACGAGGTCGAAGGCCACACGAAGCAGGTTCCCGCCGCCGCCGTGCCCGCCGAGCCCAGGCCAGTCTACCCCGGCGGCAAGCCAGAGGTCGAAGGAGAATCCGAACACAACGGCCATGGTCACCATGGAGGCCACGATGGCACACCGACTCGGAACTACCCCGAGGAAAAGGAGTTGCCCACGAGTACCACAACAGAGTACCCGCGCACCATGATTCCCAAGAGGTACTCTCCTAAGGACAAGTGGACTCCAGCTCCGAAAAACACCAAGAACAAGCCACCTTTCGCAAAGGGTGGTCCCGCTTACAAGCCCGGCAGCGGCAAAGAAGTTTTCGGAGGCTGTAAGGGCGTCGGCATGTATAGGCGAATCCCAGGACTCGACAAGTGGTGCTGGGAAAATTGCCACAGGGGTTATTGCCCGCCCACACACTGCACTTGCCATTAA